The Scomber japonicus isolate fScoJap1 chromosome 8, fScoJap1.pri, whole genome shotgun sequence genome has a segment encoding these proteins:
- the ankrd13d gene encoding ankyrin repeat domain-containing protein 13D, with product MAQEAFPLHALVWNNQYLELDRELQKKEQDVERLDPRGRSPLELAVCLGHLESTRVLLRHSADPTHCNAQGWTILQEAVSTGDPELVQLVLQYRDFKRATERLAGIPELLSKLRQARDFYVEMKWEFTSWVPLVSKVCPSDVYRVWKSGSCLRVDTTLLGFEHMTWLKGRRSYIFKGGDDGAVVMEVDHEKQVVYTEPLVLSPRDAPSLLAAMQPSQENTAQRLTSPIVSTHLNTRNIAFERNKSGIWGWRSEKSEVVSGYEAKVYSATNVELVTRSRTEHLSDQDKSRSKGSKTPLQSFLGIAEQHTAHNGSNVSQCASPHNPTAITAEEYFNPEFNLNGRDIGRPVELTSKVQRFKATLWLSESHPLSLAEQVTPIIDLMAISNAHFAKLRDFITLRLPPGFPVKIEIPLFHVLNARVTFSNLCGCDEPVSSVTVHQPEGSEETGQCPSAPFHCEVDPSVFEPPPDYTTLGPGRSEPMRDEDDNLLQFAIQQSLLDAGTESDQVTIWEALTNSRPVPPSPLYEEDSQLERAIQESLSISLASREGDDMSDPSQPSSVSPLDPGANSPLSYNTATDPRLSGQFGVASSFDEQLRMAMELSCREQEEIDRKHKEEEDELERILQLSLTEK from the exons ATGGCTCAAGAAGCGTTTCCTCTGCATGCTCTGGTCTGGAACAATCAGTATCTGGAGCTagacagagagctgcagaagaaAGAG CAGGATGTGGAGCGCCTGGATCCGAGAGGGCGCAGCCCACTGGAGCTAGCTGTGTGTCTGGGCCACCTAGAGTCAACCCGAGTGCTGCTCAGACACTCTGCAGACCCGACACATTGCAACGCACAGGGCTGGACCA TTCTGCAGGAGGCAGTGAGCACTGGGGACCCTGAGCTTGTTCAGCTGGTGCTTCAGTACAGAGATTTCAAGCGTGCCACTGAGAGACTGGCAGGCATCCCAGAACTGCTCAGCAAACTAAGACAG gCGCGGGACTTCTACGTGGAAATGAAGTGGGAGTTCACTAGTTGGG TTCCCTTAGTGTCTAAAGTGTGTCCCAGTGACGTCTACCGGGTGTGGAAGAGTGGCTCGTGTCTACGTGTGGACACCACCCTCCTGGGCTTCGAACACATGACCTGGCTGAAAGGACGACGCAGCTATATCTTCAAAGGCGGGG ATGATGGGGCTGTGGTGATGGAAGTGGACCATGAGAAGCAAGTGGTGTACACAGAGCCTCTTGTGTTGTCCCCTCGTGACGCGCCCTCCCTGCTGGCAGCCATGCAGCCGTCACAGGAGAACACGGCCCAGAGACTCACATCACCCATCGTCTCCACACATCTCAACACGCGCAACATTGCCTTCGAACG gaaTAAGTCGGGAATCTGGGGATGGCGCTCTGAGAAGAGTGAGGTGGTCAGTGGATATGAAGCCAAG GTTTACAGTGCTACCAATGTGGAGCTGGTGACTCGGTCAAGGACGGAGCATCTATCAGACCAAGACAAGTCAAGGAGCAAAg GCTCAAAGACTCCTCTGCAGTCCTTCCTGGGAATTGCTGAGCAGCATACAGCTCACAATGGG aGTAATGTGTCCCAGTGCGCCAGCCCTCACAACCCCACAGCCATCACAGCGGAGGAATACTTCAACCCAGAGTTTAACCTGAATGGCCGAGACATCGGACGTCCTGTTGAGCTGACCAGCAAAGTCCAGAG GTTTAAAGCGACCCTGTGGTTGAGTGAATCTCACCCTCTGTCCCTGGCCGAGCAGGTGACGCCCATCATCGACCTCATGGCCATCTCCAATGCCCACTTTGCAAAACTGCGTGATTTCATCACTTTGCGCTTGCCACCAGGCTTCCCGGTCAAGATAG AGATTCCTCTGTTTCACGTGTTGAACGCCAGAGTGACCTTCAGTAACCTCTGCGGCTGTGACGAGCCGGTTAGCTCGGTGACGGTTCACCAACCGGAGGGCTCTGAAGAAACCG GTCAGTGTCCCTCCGCTCCCTTCCACTGTGAGGTGGACCCCTCGGTGTTTGAGCCCCCGCCAGACTACACTACTCTTGGTCCGGGCCGCAGTGAACCAATGAGGGACGAGGATGACAACTTGTTGCAGTTTGCCATCCAGCAGAGCCTTCTGGATGCTGGCACAGAGAGTGACCAG gtgACCATCTGGGAGGCTCTTACCAACAGCCGTCCGGTGCCCCCGTCTCCACTGTATGAAGAAGACTCTCAGCTGGAGAG GGCGATCCAGGAGTCTCTGTCCATCTCACTGGCCAGCAGAGAGGGAGACGACATGTCCGACCCCAGCCAGCCCTCCTCTGTCTCCCCGTTGGACCCGGGTGCCAATTCCCCGCTCTCTTACAACACAGCCACGGATCCACGGTTATCGGGGCAATTCGGTGTGGCAAGCAGCTTCGACGAGCAGTTACGTATGGCCATGGAGCTGTCATGCCGGGAACAGGAGGAGATAGACAG GAAGCataaggaggaagaggacgagctGGAGAGGATCCTGCAGCTGTCACTCACCGAGAAGTAA
- the kdm2ab gene encoding lysine-specific demethylase 2A, translated as MEDPTRYSKRLRTGTRRRYQDDGISDDEIEGKRTFDLDEKLQCCRFGSDLIKHMEGKDFTFEYIQKEGLRDPIVFEKADGLGIQMPDSDFSVSDVKLFVGSRRIVDVMDVNTQKGIEMSMAQWRRYYETPPSEREKLYNVISLEFSHTRLENLVQRPASVDLIDWVDNMWPRHLKERQRDSTNAIIDMHYPKVQKYCLMSVQGCFTDFHIDFGGTSVWYHVLRGGKVFWLIPPSPQNLEMYENWVLSGKQGDIFLGDKCHDCQRIELKQGNTFLIPSGWIHAVYTPEDTLVFGGNFLHSFNIPMQLNIYSIEDRTRVPAKFRYPFYYEMCWYVLERYLYCLTKVSHLTPEFQKYSLGIGLTEADVESNDHPRNGASNGVDSDAENKDIKVKEEEEIKEEEEEVEIVKPQHTLTPFELEGLWNLLGKLEELPAHKKCVPAGIRNAAALLEDMRALLKEHANDNPKLSYTGEPIVKWPERPSWYQPPTPPPPVIYRPRLGPTLHKPLGQKSTKRSSISALRRRRVRCKRCAACCRKECGTCQYCHDMRKFGGPGRMKKSCIMRQCLAPALPNTARCAICGEGESEESNPSAHTLMECSVCSQIAHRQCIKEPGEGKVNKDLPSCWECPKCYQGKDSASESSSDEESGESEGSTSLPPSKLAYREGIGVSERVRRTRRGRPPARQIAPPPSQRLLLQHQQNRKRANALELRLKKRIKLERSKILAKQSSLDRSPRLLSSRLLSRLRSPTSRLSQGRSRSTTWASGSSYHSSPGGSGSFQQQQSSIGLVLESTGEPRRGRGRGVRLRGGGAGRGIIGGRSHGELEEDSEDSSSSSSNSSSSSDDDEEEERGQNNGRGGDKENQPQSRQGGRRTKEREEEESEAANQNGAEEEDEEEMEQDSQMVDKDGSYLKVTLQRPTRAKRDPSAIVPKLEAIASQTAASTIHNPTRPLARPPIRNRFPDQHSSRHAPPLTRSKHTDTRPSHPERLDASKRARLSRPAKLSNGASSSSSTELPHLRIPLSALQEGGSEADRDSSGSGPGCEREVWVSVFRYLSRADLCVCMAVCKNWYKWCLDKRLWSRIDLSIKRTISPQALTGIIKRQPVTLDLSWTNISKKQLNWLVGRLPGLKDLMLSGCCWSSISALCSSSCPLLRSLDLRYADGVKDSQIRDLVTPPGCDNRSQLRTMQCLRLAGLDISDSTLRLVIRHMPHLTKLDLSHCNSLTDHSINLLTAVGSSTRNTLAELNLGGCSKLTDTCLKYLRRLSCISLLDLRGCKGVSRKACEAFISDLSVNTLYCLSDEKLIQRIS; from the exons ATGGAGGATCCAACACGGTACAGCAAAAGATTG CGTACAGGTACGCGGCGCCGTTACCAGGACGATGGGATTTCAGATGATGAAATCGAAGGGAAGCGAACGTTTGACCTGGACGAAAAGTTGCAGTGCTGCAGGTTTGGCTCTGACTTGATCAAACACATGGAGGGCAAAG ATTTCACATTTGAATACATTCAGAAGGAAGGGCTAAGGGACCCCATTGTCTTTGAGAAAGCTGATGGCCTCGGCATTCA AATGCCAGACTCTGATTTCAGCGTGAGTGATGTCAAGTTGTTTGTTG GTAGTCGACGCATTGTAGATGTGATGGATGTGAACACTCAGAAGGGAATCGAGATGTCAATGGCTCAGTGGCGGCGCTACTATGAGACGCCACcatcagaaagagagaaactctACAATGTCATCAGCCTAGAGTTCAGCCACACCAGACTAGAGAATCTAGTACAACGACCAGCCTCG GTGGACCTTATTGACTGGGTGGACAACATGTGGCCCCGCCATCtcaaggagagacagagggactCCACTAACGCCATCATAGACATGCACTATCCCAAAGTACAGAA GTATTGTCTAATGAGTGTGCAGGGCTGCTTCACAGATTTCCATATCGACTTTGGTGGCACTTCAGTCTGGTACCATGTACTCCGAGGCGGAAAG GTGTTCTGGTTGATCCCACCCTCACCCCAGAACCTGGAGATGTATGAGAACTGGGTTTTATCAGGAAAACAGGGAGACATCTTCTTGGGGGACAAGTGTCATGACTGTCAGAGGATTGAGCTCAAACAGGGCAACACCTTCTTGATCCCGTCAG GCTGGATCCATGCTGTGTACACCCCAGAGGACACATTGGTGTTTGGGGGAAATTTCCTCCACAGCTTTAACATTCCCATGCAGCTCAACATCTACAGCATTGAGGATCGCACACGG GTGCCAGCAAAGTTCCGCTACCCGTTCTACTATGAGATGTGCTGGTACGTCCTGGAGAGATACCTCTACTGTCTGACTAAAGTCTCCCACCTCACCCCTGAGTTCCAAAAGTACTCCCTAGGCATAG gacTGACTGAAGCTGACGTGGAATCAAATGATCACCCCAGGAATGGCGCGTCCAATGGAGTCGACAGTGATGCTGAAAACAAGGATATCAaggtgaaggaggaagaggaaatcaaagaagaagaggaggaagttgaAATTGTCAAACCTCAGCACACACTGACCCCCTTTGAGCTGGAGGGACTGTGGAACCTCTTAGGGAAGCTGGAGGAGCTGCCAGCACACAAAAAGTGTGTCCCAGCAGGGATCAGGAATGCTGCAGCCCTGCTAGAGGACATGAGG GCTCTTCTGAAGGAGCATGCCAACGATAACCCCAAGCTGTCCTACACTGGAGAGCCAATTGTCAAGTGGCCCGAAAGG CCGTCATGGTACCAGCCTCCCACACCTCCTCCCCCTGTGATTTACCGTCCCCGCTTGGGCCCCACCCTCCACAAGCCTCTGGGTCAGAAATCCACCAAACGCTCCTCCATCTCTGCCCTGAGGCGCAGACGGGTGAGGTGCAAGCGCTGTGCCGCCTGCTGCAGGAAGGAGTGCGGCACGTGCCAGTACTGCCACGACATGAGGAAGTTTGGCGGCCCTGGACGCATGAAGAAGAGCTGTATCATGAGACAGTGTCTAGCA CCGGCCTTGCCGAACACAGCACGATGTGCCATATGTGGAGAAGGAGAATCAGAGGAGTCGAACCCAAGTGCTCACACGCTTATGGAGTGCTCTGTCTGCTCCCAGATTGCTCATCGTCAATGCATTAAG GAACCTGGTGAGGGGAAGGTTAATAAGGATTTGCCAAGCTGCTGGGAATGTCCCAAATGTTACCAAGGCAAAGACTCCGCGTCAGAG TCTTCCAGTGATGAGGAAAGTGGTGAGTCGGAGGGCTCAACCTCTTTGCCACCGTCCAAACTTGCATATCGGGAAGGCATTGGTGTAAGCGAAAGGGTGAGACGAACGAGACGTGGCAGACCCCCAGCACGACAGATAGCACCGCCACCCTCTCAGAGACTGCTACTGCAGCATCAACAGAACCGCAAACGAGCAAATGCACTGGAGCTCAGACTCAAGAAGAGG ATAAAACTGGAACGCAGTAAGATCTTAGCG AAACAGTCGTCTCTAGATCGTTCTCCCAGGCTGCTGAGCTCCAGACTATTGTCCCGGCTACGCTCTCCAACCAGCAGACTATCTCAGGGCAGAAGCCGAAGCACCACCTGGGCTAGTGGCTCCTCTTACCACAGCTCTCCAGGAGGGTCTGGTtccttccagcagcagcagtcttcCATAGGTCTGGTACTTGAGTCGACGGGTGAGCCCCGcagagggaggggaagaggggTGAGGCTgcgaggtggaggagcaggaagaggaatcATAGGTGGTCGAAGCCATGGAGAGTTGGAGGAGGACAGtgaggacagcagcagcagcagctccaacagcagcagcagcagcgacgatgacgaggaagaggaaagggggCAGAACAACGGGAGGGGAGGCGATAAAGAGAACCAGCCGCAATCGAGGCAAGGGGGACGGAGAaccaaagaaagagaagaggaagagagtgagGCAGCCAACCAAAATggtgcagaggaggaggatgaggaggagatggagcagGACAGTCAAATGGTTGACAAAGACGGCTCATATCTTAAAGTGACACTCCAAAGGCCGACTAGGGCCAAGAGAGACCCGTCAGCCATTGTCCCCAAATTAGAGGCTATCGCCTCTCAAACTGCCGCTTCCACAATACACAACCCAACTAGACCCCTCGCCAGACCGCCCATCAGAAATCGGTTTCCCGATCAACACTCCAGTAGGCACGCACCACCACTCACTCGcagtaaacacacagacactcgGCCCTCCCACCCAGAGAGGCTGGACGCCTCTAAAAGAGCGAGGCTGAGCCGACCGGCTAAACTAAGCAATGgtgcctcctcttcttcatccacTGAGCTTCCTCATCTCCGCATCCCACTTTCAGCCTTGCAGGAGGGTGGGAGCGAGGCAGACAGGGATAGCAGTGGGAGTGGGCCGGGCTGTGAGAGGGAGGTGTGGGTTTCTGTCTTCCGCTACTTAAGTCGAGCAGATCTCTGCGTTTGCATGGCTGTCTGCAAGAACTGGTACAAATG GTGCTTGGACAAGCGGCTCTGGTCGCGCATTGACCTGAGCATCAAGCGCACCATCAGTCCTCAGGCCCTAACAGGCATCATAAAGAGACAGCCAGTCACACTCGATCTCTCCTGGACCAATATCTCCAAAAAACAGCTCAACTGGCTTGTTGGCCGCCTGCCTG gaCTGAAGGATCTGATGCTGTCAGGTTGCTGCTGGTCATCTATTTCAGCTCTCTGCTCCTCTAGTTGCCCCCTCCTCCGTTCTCTGGACCTGCGGTATGCAGATGGGGTCAAAGACTCTCAGATCAGGGACTTAGTTACCCCACCAG GCTGTGACAATCGCAGCCAGCTGCGGACCATGCAATGTCTGCGACTAGCTGGCCTGGACATCAGCGACTCCACTCTACGCCTGGTGATCCGCCACATGCCCCACTTAACAAAACTGGACCTTTCCCACTGCAACAGCCTTACAGACCACTCCATCAACCTGCTGACTGCAGTGGGCTCGTCCACCCGAAACACACTCGCAGAGCTCAACCTGGGAG GTTGCAGTAAATTGACAGACACGTGTCTCAAGTATCTGCGACGCCTGTCTTGCATATCACTGCTCGACCTGCGAGGCTGTAAAGGAGTCTCCCGCAAGGCCTGTGAGGCCTTCATCTCTGACCTGTCAGTCAACACACTCTACTGCCTATCAGATGAAAAACTGATCCAGAGGATATCCTAA
- the stx3b gene encoding syntaxin 3b isoform X1 codes for MKDRLEQLKATCDQDDDEVEIAVDNAAFMDEFFCQIEDIRNSIDKIDENVAEVKKLYSLILSAPTSDQKTQDDLEATTNDIKKMANNARNKLKTIERNLESEEQERVSADMRIRKSQHAVLSRKFVEVMTKYNEAQVDFRERSKGRIQRQLEITGKATTDDELEEMLESGNAAVFTAGIVDSGISKQALSEIEARHKDIVRLESSIKELHDMFVDIAMLVESQGDIVDNIEQNVSKSVDHIIAAKEQTKKAIRYQTKARKKMVIIVVVVVILLALLALIIGLSVGLKQS; via the exons ATGAAGGACCGATTGGAGCAACTTAAAGCG ACGTGTGATCAAGATGATGATGAGGTGGAGATCGCTGTGGACAACGCAGCGTTCATGGATGAGTTCTTCTGTCAG attGAGGACATCAGGAACAGTATTGATAAAATTGATGAGAATGTGGCTGAAGTCAAAAAGCTTTACTCACTCATCCTGTCTGCTCCCACATCAGATCAGA AAACACAGGATGACTTGGAGGCAACCACCAACGACATAAAAAAGATGGCCAACAATGCGAGAAACAAACTCAAGA CTATCGAGAGGAATCTGGAgtcagaggagcaggagagagtGTCGGCCGACATGCGGATACGTAAATCACAG CATGCAGTGCTGTCCAGGAAGTTTGTGGAGGTAATGACGAAGTATAATGAAGCCCAGGTAGACTTCAGGGAGAGGAGTAAAGGACGTATTCAGAGACAGCTAGAGATCA ctGGAAAAGCAACAACAGATGACGAACTGGAAGAGATGTTGGAGAGCGGTAATGCTGCTGTGTTCACTGCAGgg ATTGTGGACTCTGGGATTTCCAAACAAGCCCTCAGTGAGATTGAAGCCAGACACAAAGATATCGTTCGTCTTGAAAGTAGCATCAAGGAGCTGCACGATATGTTTGTAGACATCGCCATGCTGGTGGAGAGCCAG ggtGACATAGTAGACAACATAGAGCAGAATGTATCCAAGTCAGTGGACCATATAATAGCAGCTAAGGAACAGACCAAAAAAGCTATAAGGTACCAGACCAAAGCACGCAAG AAAATGGTGATTATAGTGGTGGTTGTGGTGATCTTGCTGGCACTGCTAGCTCTCATTATCGGGTTGTCAGTGGGATTGAAGCAAAGCTGA
- the stx3b gene encoding syntaxin 3b isoform X3 gives MKDRLEQLKATCDQDDDEVEIAVDNAAFMDEFFCQIEDIRNSIDKIDENVAEVKKLYSLILSAPTSDQKTQDDLEATTNDIKKMANNARNKLKTIERNLESEEQERVSADMRIRKSQHAVLSRKFVEVMTKYNEAQVDFRERSKGRIQRQLEITGKATTDDELEEMLESGNAAVFTAGIVDSGISKQALSEIEARHKDIVRLESSIKELHDMFVDIAMLVESQGDIVDNIEQNVSKSVDHIIAAKEQTKKAIRKW, from the exons ATGAAGGACCGATTGGAGCAACTTAAAGCG ACGTGTGATCAAGATGATGATGAGGTGGAGATCGCTGTGGACAACGCAGCGTTCATGGATGAGTTCTTCTGTCAG attGAGGACATCAGGAACAGTATTGATAAAATTGATGAGAATGTGGCTGAAGTCAAAAAGCTTTACTCACTCATCCTGTCTGCTCCCACATCAGATCAGA AAACACAGGATGACTTGGAGGCAACCACCAACGACATAAAAAAGATGGCCAACAATGCGAGAAACAAACTCAAGA CTATCGAGAGGAATCTGGAgtcagaggagcaggagagagtGTCGGCCGACATGCGGATACGTAAATCACAG CATGCAGTGCTGTCCAGGAAGTTTGTGGAGGTAATGACGAAGTATAATGAAGCCCAGGTAGACTTCAGGGAGAGGAGTAAAGGACGTATTCAGAGACAGCTAGAGATCA ctGGAAAAGCAACAACAGATGACGAACTGGAAGAGATGTTGGAGAGCGGTAATGCTGCTGTGTTCACTGCAGgg ATTGTGGACTCTGGGATTTCCAAACAAGCCCTCAGTGAGATTGAAGCCAGACACAAAGATATCGTTCGTCTTGAAAGTAGCATCAAGGAGCTGCACGATATGTTTGTAGACATCGCCATGCTGGTGGAGAGCCAG ggtGACATAGTAGACAACATAGAGCAGAATGTATCCAAGTCAGTGGACCATATAATAGCAGCTAAGGAACAGACCAAAAAAGCTATAAG AAAATGGTGA
- the stx3b gene encoding syntaxin 3b isoform X2 yields MKDRLEQLKATCDQDDDEVEIAVDNAAFMDEFFCQIEDIRNSIDKIDENVAEVKKLYSLILSAPTSDQKTQDDLEATTNDIKKMANNARNKLKTIERNLESEEQERVSADMRIRKSQHAVLSRKFVEVMTKYNEAQVDFRERSKGRIQRQLEITGKATTDDELEEMLESGNAAVFTAGIVDSGISKQALSEIEARHKDIVRLESSIKELHDMFVDIAMLVESQLHALFISPFTLLCHLHLITHLWWINLNAFSKMCK; encoded by the exons ATGAAGGACCGATTGGAGCAACTTAAAGCG ACGTGTGATCAAGATGATGATGAGGTGGAGATCGCTGTGGACAACGCAGCGTTCATGGATGAGTTCTTCTGTCAG attGAGGACATCAGGAACAGTATTGATAAAATTGATGAGAATGTGGCTGAAGTCAAAAAGCTTTACTCACTCATCCTGTCTGCTCCCACATCAGATCAGA AAACACAGGATGACTTGGAGGCAACCACCAACGACATAAAAAAGATGGCCAACAATGCGAGAAACAAACTCAAGA CTATCGAGAGGAATCTGGAgtcagaggagcaggagagagtGTCGGCCGACATGCGGATACGTAAATCACAG CATGCAGTGCTGTCCAGGAAGTTTGTGGAGGTAATGACGAAGTATAATGAAGCCCAGGTAGACTTCAGGGAGAGGAGTAAAGGACGTATTCAGAGACAGCTAGAGATCA ctGGAAAAGCAACAACAGATGACGAACTGGAAGAGATGTTGGAGAGCGGTAATGCTGCTGTGTTCACTGCAGgg ATTGTGGACTCTGGGATTTCCAAACAAGCCCTCAGTGAGATTGAAGCCAGACACAAAGATATCGTTCGTCTTGAAAGTAGCATCAAGGAGCTGCACGATATGTTTGTAGACATCGCCATGCTGGTGGAGAGCCAG CTCCATGCCCTTTTCATATCTCCTTTCACTCTCCTCTGCCACCTCCATCTCATCACCCATCTGTGGTGGATCAACTTGAATGCATTTAGTAAGATGtgcaaataa